In the Clostridia bacterium genome, one interval contains:
- a CDS encoding TolC family protein, whose translation MRTRSLMGRVIAAMLLVAGLAGAGWAPAARAEATAEAEGQASAVESLSLQRALDLALAASREVRQAERELEQARMKREETWDYYTEALLTAYDPATGSYVSGAPDVTAAMYQADYAWRRAGKQLEAQRDTVVRQVYEKYYAVLEAASALELAKLELENAGLSLKVAEARRAVGMETELSVASVRSQKAQAEAAVQQAGAKLEQAWQDLALLLGKPVSWRAELTDRPAFSPLEVADPEAEIARIVEASPSIWQAAQAVELARKTVGMSNSRDYDRLSLDNARDTLAAAREEVTQGLRNAYRAIRELEASYATAQAAADNAREALRVREVMYRVGMATRAEVAAARASLAKAEDTLLNLAVQHVLAKMAFFAPWAAGGTSGA comes from the coding sequence GTGCGAACTCGGAGCCTCATGGGCAGGGTCATTGCCGCCATGCTGCTTGTAGCCGGGCTGGCCGGCGCCGGTTGGGCGCCCGCGGCCCGGGCCGAGGCAACGGCGGAAGCCGAAGGCCAGGCTTCTGCCGTGGAAAGCCTCAGCCTGCAGCGGGCGCTGGACCTGGCCCTGGCCGCCAGCCGCGAGGTGCGCCAGGCCGAGCGCGAGCTGGAGCAGGCCAGGATGAAGAGGGAGGAAACGTGGGATTACTACACCGAGGCGCTTCTGACCGCCTACGACCCCGCAACCGGGTCGTACGTGTCCGGGGCGCCCGACGTTACCGCGGCCATGTACCAGGCCGACTACGCCTGGAGACGGGCCGGGAAGCAGCTTGAGGCCCAAAGGGACACAGTGGTGCGGCAGGTGTACGAGAAATACTACGCCGTGCTCGAAGCCGCCTCGGCCCTGGAGCTGGCGAAGCTGGAGCTGGAGAACGCCGGTCTCAGCCTTAAGGTTGCCGAGGCCCGGCGGGCGGTAGGAATGGAAACCGAACTCTCCGTCGCCTCGGTGCGGTCGCAGAAAGCGCAGGCCGAAGCCGCGGTGCAGCAGGCCGGAGCCAAGCTGGAGCAGGCCTGGCAGGACCTGGCCCTGCTTCTGGGCAAGCCGGTTTCCTGGCGGGCCGAGCTTACCGACCGCCCGGCCTTCTCTCCCCTGGAGGTGGCGGACCCGGAGGCGGAGATCGCCCGCATCGTGGAGGCCAGTCCCTCGATCTGGCAGGCCGCCCAGGCGGTGGAGCTGGCGCGGAAGACCGTGGGCATGAGCAACTCCCGCGATTACGACCGCCTGTCCCTGGACAACGCCCGCGATACCCTGGCCGCGGCGAGGGAGGAGGTCACCCAGGGCCTCCGCAACGCCTACCGGGCGATCAGGGAACTGGAAGCTTCCTACGCCACCGCGCAGGCCGCCGCGGATAACGCCCGCGAGGCCCTGCGGGTGCGCGAGGTGATGTACCGGGTGGGCATGGCTACCCGGGCCGAGGTGGCCGCGGCGCGGGCCAGCCTGGCCAAGGCGGAAGACACCCTGCTTAACCTGGCCGTGCAGCACGTGCTGGCCAAGATGGCCTTTTTTGCCCCCTGGGCGGCGGGCGGGACTTCCGGCGCGTAG